One genomic segment of Cervus canadensis isolate Bull #8, Minnesota chromosome 14, ASM1932006v1, whole genome shotgun sequence includes these proteins:
- the LOC122452846 gene encoding small EDRK-rich factor 2-like: protein MKKQGDSVKGKRRDDGLSAAARKQRDSEIMQQKQKKANEEKEEPK, encoded by the coding sequence atgaaaaagcagGGCGACTCGGTTAAGGGAAAGCGCCGAGATGATGGGCTTTCTGCTGCCGCCCGCAAGCAGAGGGACTCGGAGATCATGCAGCAGAAGCAGAAAAAGGCAAACGAGGAGAAGGAGGAACCCAAGTAG